A single genomic interval of Amycolatopsis albispora harbors:
- the dop gene encoding depupylase/deamidase Dop, translated as MRRIMGTEVEYGIAVPGDATANPVLTSTQVVLAYAAAADIPRARRARWDYEVESPLRDARGFDLAGPGTPGHDPDVEDLGAANVILTNGARLYVDHAHPEYSAPEVTNARDAVIWDKAGERVMEEAAMRAATVPGQPPLQLYKNNVDGKGASYGTHENYLMARSTPFTSVISGLTPFFVSRQVITGSGRVGIGPQGEEAGFQLSQRSDYIEVEVGLETTLKRGIINTRDEPHADADKYRRLHVIIGDANLAEYSTYLKLGTTAIVLDMIESGMRFDQLKLDEPVRAVHQISHDPTLKTKVEVAGGRKFTGLDIQFAYHELASEFLDRTGGDTQSKDVLRIWGEVLDALARDPAECADRLDWPAKLRLLEGYRARDQLNWGAPRLHLVDLQYSDVRLDKGLYNRLVTRGSMKRLVTEEEVRAAITTPPSDTRAYFRGRTLEKYATSIAAASWDSVIFDVGRESLVRIPTLEPLRGTKAHVGKLLDDSATAEELVEALTGSD; from the coding sequence ATGAGGCGGATCATGGGAACCGAGGTCGAGTACGGCATCGCGGTGCCGGGCGATGCGACGGCCAACCCGGTGTTGACCTCCACCCAGGTGGTGCTGGCCTACGCGGCCGCGGCGGACATCCCGCGCGCCCGGCGGGCCCGGTGGGACTACGAGGTGGAGTCGCCGCTGCGCGACGCCAGGGGGTTCGACCTCGCCGGGCCAGGCACCCCGGGGCACGACCCCGACGTGGAGGACCTCGGCGCGGCCAACGTCATCCTGACCAACGGCGCCCGGCTCTACGTCGACCACGCGCACCCCGAGTACTCCGCGCCCGAGGTGACCAACGCGCGCGACGCGGTGATCTGGGACAAGGCGGGGGAGCGGGTGATGGAGGAGGCCGCGATGCGCGCGGCCACCGTGCCCGGCCAGCCCCCGCTGCAACTGTACAAGAACAACGTCGACGGCAAGGGCGCCAGCTACGGCACCCACGAGAACTACCTGATGGCCAGGTCCACCCCGTTCACCTCGGTGATCTCCGGGCTCACCCCGTTCTTCGTCTCGCGCCAGGTGATCACCGGCTCCGGCCGCGTCGGCATCGGCCCGCAGGGCGAGGAAGCCGGGTTCCAGCTCTCGCAGCGGTCGGACTACATCGAGGTCGAGGTCGGCCTGGAGACCACGCTCAAGCGCGGCATCATCAACACCCGCGACGAGCCGCACGCCGACGCGGACAAGTACCGCAGGCTGCACGTGATCATCGGCGACGCGAACCTGGCCGAGTACTCCACCTACCTCAAGCTCGGCACCACCGCGATCGTGCTGGACATGATCGAGTCCGGGATGCGCTTCGACCAGCTCAAGCTGGACGAGCCGGTGCGCGCGGTGCACCAGATCAGCCACGACCCGACGCTCAAGACCAAGGTCGAGGTGGCCGGCGGGCGCAAGTTCACCGGGCTGGACATCCAGTTCGCCTACCACGAGCTGGCCTCGGAGTTCCTGGACCGCACCGGCGGTGACACCCAGTCCAAGGACGTGCTGCGGATCTGGGGCGAGGTGCTCGACGCGCTGGCCCGCGACCCGGCCGAGTGCGCCGACCGGCTGGACTGGCCCGCCAAGCTGCGCCTGCTGGAGGGCTACCGCGCTCGCGACCAGCTCAACTGGGGCGCGCCGCGGCTGCACCTGGTCGACCTGCAGTACTCCGACGTGCGGCTGGACAAGGGGCTGTACAACCGCCTGGTCACCCGCGGCTCGATGAAGCGGCTGGTCACCGAGGAGGAGGTGCGCGCGGCGATCACCACCCCGCCGTCGGACACGCGGGCCTACTTCCGCGGCCGCACCCTGGAGAAGTACGCGACCTCGATCGCGGCGGCGTCCTGGGATTCGGTGATCTTCGACGTCGGCCGCGAGTCGCTGGTGCGTATTCCCACGCTGGAGCCCCTGCGCGGGACGAAGGCGCACGTCGGCAAGCTGCTGGACGACTCGGCGACCGCTGAGGAACTGGTCGAGGCGCTCACCGGTTCGGACTAG
- a CDS encoding NUDIX hydrolase, producing MNDELVAVYDESGVAVGAAPRSRVRAEGLWHAAGVVLVRSPDGAKVYVHLRTDTKDVFPGTYDCWAGGVVAAGETPADCARRELAEELGIRGVPLEPLFVHVYDQPPMRCHNFAFEARWDGPITHQPEEIVSGEWLELAELRRWAEDPASSLIPDGRLGVLEWFRRFEP from the coding sequence GTGAACGATGAACTGGTCGCGGTGTACGACGAATCCGGCGTGGCGGTCGGCGCGGCCCCGCGCTCGCGGGTGCGGGCCGAAGGGCTGTGGCACGCCGCGGGCGTGGTGCTGGTGCGCTCGCCGGACGGCGCGAAGGTCTACGTGCACCTGCGCACGGACACCAAGGACGTCTTTCCCGGTACCTACGACTGCTGGGCGGGCGGGGTGGTCGCCGCCGGTGAGACGCCCGCCGACTGCGCGCGGCGCGAACTGGCCGAGGAACTGGGCATTCGCGGCGTGCCGCTGGAGCCGCTGTTCGTGCACGTCTACGACCAGCCGCCGATGCGCTGCCACAACTTCGCCTTCGAGGCCAGGTGGGACGGTCCGATCACGCACCAGCCCGAGGAGATCGTCTCCGGTGAGTGGCTCGAACTGGCGGAACTGCGCCGCTGGGCCGAGGATCCGGCCAGCTCGCTCATCCCGGACGGCAGGCTCGGCGTTCTCGAATGGTTCCGCCGCTTCGAGCCGTGA
- a CDS encoding aldo/keto reductase yields the protein MAENPEIAVGLAALGRPAYINLGREGALPRERDVASMRAATWEVLDAAYAAGVRWVDVARSYGRAEEFLAGWLGDRGHADVTVSSKWGYAYVGDWRLDAGVHEEKEHSLARFERQWAESGELLGSRISLYQVHSLTLDSPLFTDGALLDRLAALAATGVRVGFSTSGPAQAETVRRAFELERSGQRVFTAVQSTWNLLEPSVGEVLGEARAAGNLVMLKETLANGRLVAEPPALVTEVAAAHGVTADAVALAAALAQPFADAVLAGPASVAQLESNLGAARVSLGDTEIQGLLALREPAEEYWAHRAGLEWN from the coding sequence GTGGCGGAAAATCCGGAGATCGCAGTGGGGCTGGCCGCGCTCGGCAGGCCCGCGTACATCAACCTCGGCCGCGAGGGCGCGCTGCCGCGCGAGCGTGACGTGGCGTCCATGCGCGCGGCCACCTGGGAGGTGCTCGACGCGGCCTACGCGGCCGGTGTGCGCTGGGTGGACGTGGCGCGGTCCTACGGCCGTGCCGAGGAGTTCCTGGCCGGCTGGCTCGGCGACCGCGGGCACGCCGACGTGACGGTGTCCAGCAAATGGGGTTACGCCTACGTCGGCGACTGGCGTCTCGACGCCGGTGTGCACGAGGAGAAGGAGCATTCGCTCGCGCGCTTCGAGCGGCAGTGGGCGGAGAGCGGCGAGCTGCTCGGCTCGCGGATTTCGCTCTACCAGGTGCATTCGCTGACCCTCGACAGTCCACTTTTCACCGATGGCGCGCTGCTGGACCGGCTCGCCGCGCTCGCCGCCACCGGGGTGCGGGTCGGCTTCTCCACCTCCGGCCCGGCGCAGGCGGAAACCGTGCGGCGCGCGTTCGAGCTGGAGCGGTCGGGGCAGCGGGTCTTCACCGCCGTGCAGTCCACCTGGAACCTGCTCGAACCGTCCGTGGGGGAGGTGCTCGGCGAAGCACGCGCGGCGGGCAACCTGGTGATGCTGAAGGAAACTCTGGCCAACGGCAGGCTCGTCGCCGAGCCACCGGCGCTGGTCACCGAGGTGGCCGCCGCGCACGGGGTCACCGCCGACGCGGTGGCCCTCGCGGCCGCGCTCGCCCAGCCGTTCGCGGACGCGGTGCTCGCCGGTCCGGCCAGCGTCGCCCAGCTCGAGTCGAACCTCGGCGCCGCCAGGGTTTCGCTCGGCGACACGGAAATCCAGGGGCTGCTGGCGCTGCGCGAACCGGCGGAGGAGTACTGGGCCCACCGAGCCGGGCTGGAGTGGAACTAG
- a CDS encoding glycoside hydrolase family 5 protein translates to MGWDSIRRRAAAVVSAAFLLPVAVAGSAQAAPEPAAITALPPGSPAAVNGQLKVCGLQLCNQYGKPIQLRGMSTHGIQWYAQCVKAASLDALANDWKADVLRISMYIQEGGYETDPAKFTGMVHNYIEEATKRGMYALVDWHQLTPGDPNYNLSRAKTFFTEIAKRHKDKTNIIYDIANEPNGVSWAGIKSYAEQMIPVIRAQDPDGVVLVGTHGWASLGVSDGRTEADIVNNPIKASNFMYTFHFYAASHKDEYFNALTRAASKLPLFVTEFGTQTYTGDGGNDFAYSQKYLDFLASKKISWTNWNFSDDSRSGAVFKQGTCAGNSFTGTGPLKPAGVWIRDRIRSADNFPTS, encoded by the coding sequence ATGGGTTGGGACAGCATCCGGCGCCGCGCGGCGGCGGTCGTCTCGGCGGCCTTCCTGCTGCCGGTCGCGGTGGCCGGTAGCGCGCAGGCAGCGCCGGAACCGGCGGCGATCACCGCGCTGCCACCGGGTTCGCCCGCGGCGGTCAACGGCCAGCTGAAGGTCTGCGGCTTGCAACTGTGCAACCAGTACGGCAAGCCGATCCAGCTGCGCGGCATGAGCACGCACGGCATCCAGTGGTACGCCCAGTGCGTCAAAGCCGCCTCGCTGGACGCACTGGCGAACGACTGGAAGGCCGACGTCCTCCGGATCTCGATGTACATCCAGGAGGGCGGCTACGAAACCGATCCGGCGAAGTTCACCGGCATGGTGCACAACTACATCGAGGAAGCCACCAAGCGCGGCATGTACGCGCTGGTCGACTGGCACCAGCTCACCCCGGGGGACCCCAACTACAACCTGAGCCGCGCCAAGACCTTCTTCACCGAGATCGCCAAGCGGCACAAGGACAAGACCAACATCATCTACGACATCGCGAACGAGCCGAACGGGGTGAGCTGGGCGGGCATCAAGAGCTACGCCGAGCAGATGATCCCGGTCATCCGCGCCCAGGACCCGGACGGCGTGGTGCTGGTGGGCACGCACGGCTGGGCCTCGCTCGGTGTCTCCGACGGCCGCACCGAGGCCGACATCGTGAACAACCCCATCAAGGCCAGCAACTTCATGTACACGTTCCACTTCTACGCGGCCTCCCACAAGGACGAGTACTTCAACGCGCTCACGCGGGCCGCGTCGAAGCTGCCGCTGTTCGTCACCGAGTTCGGGACGCAGACCTACACCGGTGACGGCGGGAACGACTTCGCCTACTCGCAGAAGTACCTGGACTTCCTGGCCAGCAAGAAGATCAGCTGGACGAACTGGAACTTCTCCGACGACTCCCGGTCGGGCGCGGTGTTCAAGCAGGGCACCTGCGCCGGCAACAGCTTCACCGGCACCGGGCCGCTGAAGCCGGCCGGGGTGTGGATCCGCGACCGGATCCGGTCGGCGGACAACTTCCCGACGAGCTGA
- the arc gene encoding proteasome ATPase, protein MQHDLPGGRPEDADPSEPSGAGNTSDEQARQVRFLEEEVALLRRKLTDSPRQNRVLEQRLAEASERVSQLTERNNKLVETLREARGQLLALREEVDRLAQPPSGYGVFLAAFEDGTVDVFTSGRKMRVSVSPAVEVETLRRGQALRLNEALTVVEGGGFEQTGEVCALREVLAPEVPGGSSRALVVGHADEERVVYLSDPLAEQTLKPGDSLLVDSKAGYAYERVPKAEVEDLVLEEVPDVSYEDIGGLGRQIEQIRDAVELPFLHSDLYLEYQLRPPKGVLLYGPPGCGKTLIAKAVANSLAKKVALARGDDPGDGSEAKSYFLNIKGPELLNKFVGETERHIRLIFQRAREKASEGTPVIVFFDEMDSIFRTRGSGVSSDVETTIVPQLLSEIDGVEGLENVIVIGASNREDMIDPAILRPGRLDVKIKIERPDAEGAKDIFSKYLQEGLPIHADDLAEFGGDPKATFDAMIQHTVERMYEESDENRFLEVTYANGDKEVLYFRDFNSGAMIQNIVDRAKKAAIKSVLETKQPGLRVQHLLDAIVDEFAENEDLPNTTNPDDWARISGKKGERIVYIRTLVTGKNQDSGRAIDTATNTGQYL, encoded by the coding sequence ATGCAACACGACCTTCCCGGAGGTCGGCCGGAGGACGCCGACCCATCAGAACCGAGTGGAGCTGGGAACACGTCGGATGAGCAGGCACGACAGGTCCGTTTCCTGGAAGAGGAAGTCGCCCTGCTGCGCCGTAAGCTGACCGATTCACCTCGTCAGAACCGGGTGCTGGAGCAGCGGCTGGCCGAGGCGTCGGAACGGGTCAGTCAGCTGACCGAACGAAATAACAAATTGGTCGAGACGCTGCGTGAAGCACGCGGCCAGCTGCTCGCTCTCCGTGAGGAGGTCGACCGGCTCGCGCAGCCGCCGAGCGGATATGGAGTATTCCTGGCCGCGTTCGAGGACGGCACGGTCGACGTGTTCACCTCCGGCCGGAAGATGCGCGTGTCGGTCTCGCCCGCGGTCGAGGTGGAGACGCTGCGGCGCGGGCAGGCGCTGCGCCTGAACGAGGCGCTGACCGTGGTCGAGGGCGGCGGCTTCGAGCAGACCGGTGAGGTGTGCGCGCTCCGCGAGGTGCTCGCCCCCGAGGTCCCCGGTGGCAGCTCGCGGGCGCTCGTGGTCGGACACGCGGACGAGGAGCGGGTGGTCTACCTCTCCGACCCGCTGGCCGAGCAGACGCTCAAGCCGGGCGACTCGCTGCTGGTCGACTCGAAGGCCGGCTACGCCTACGAGCGCGTGCCGAAGGCCGAGGTCGAGGACCTCGTGCTGGAGGAAGTCCCCGATGTCAGCTACGAGGACATCGGCGGGCTCGGGCGGCAGATCGAGCAGATCCGCGACGCGGTGGAGCTGCCCTTCCTGCACTCGGACCTGTACCTGGAGTACCAGCTGCGGCCGCCGAAGGGCGTGCTGCTCTACGGCCCGCCGGGCTGCGGGAAGACGCTCATCGCCAAGGCGGTGGCGAACTCGCTGGCCAAGAAGGTCGCGCTGGCCAGGGGCGACGATCCGGGCGACGGCTCGGAGGCGAAGTCGTACTTCCTCAACATCAAGGGCCCGGAGCTGCTCAACAAGTTCGTCGGGGAGACCGAGCGGCACATCCGCCTGATCTTCCAGCGGGCGCGCGAGAAGGCCTCCGAGGGCACGCCGGTGATCGTGTTCTTCGACGAGATGGACTCGATCTTCCGCACCCGCGGCAGCGGGGTGTCCTCCGACGTGGAGACCACCATCGTGCCGCAGCTGCTGTCCGAGATCGACGGTGTGGAAGGGCTGGAGAACGTCATCGTCATCGGCGCCTCCAACCGCGAGGACATGATCGACCCGGCGATCCTGCGGCCGGGCCGGCTGGACGTGAAGATCAAGATCGAGCGTCCGGACGCCGAGGGCGCGAAGGACATCTTCTCCAAGTACCTGCAGGAGGGGCTGCCCATCCACGCCGACGACCTGGCCGAGTTCGGCGGGGACCCGAAGGCGACCTTCGACGCGATGATCCAGCACACCGTCGAGCGGATGTACGAGGAGAGCGACGAGAACCGCTTCCTCGAGGTCACCTACGCCAACGGGGACAAGGAGGTGCTCTACTTCCGCGACTTCAACTCGGGCGCGATGATCCAGAACATCGTGGACCGGGCGAAGAAGGCGGCGATCAAGTCGGTGCTGGAGACCAAGCAGCCCGGCCTGCGCGTGCAGCACCTGCTGGACGCCATCGTCGACGAGTTCGCGGAGAACGAGGACCTGCCCAACACCACGAACCCGGACGACTGGGCCCGGATCTCCGGCAAGAAGGGCGAGCGGATCGTCTACATCCGCACGCTGGTCACCGGCAAGAACCAGGACTCCGGCCGGGCGATCGACACGGCGACCAACACCGGCCAGTACCTGTAG
- a CDS encoding tRNA (adenine-N1)-methyltransferase, which produces MASAGGPFRVGDRVQLTDPKGRHYTMVLTEGGEYHTHRGALAHDQLIGQPEGSIVVSAGGTSYLALRPLLPDYVLSMPRGAQVIYPKDAAQIVMWGDIFPGARVLEAGAGSGALTCSLLRAVGSEGSVTSFEVRDDHAEHAVKNVERFFGERPANWHLTVGDVAQHTGEVDRVVLDMLAPWDVLPAVRRNLVPGGVLTVYVATVTQLSRVTEALREEQCWTEPESWETLMRPWHVVGLAVRPDHRMVAHTAFLLTTRRLADGVTPLKLKRRPSKG; this is translated from the coding sequence TTGGCGTCGGCAGGGGGCCCGTTTCGGGTTGGTGATCGGGTGCAGCTGACGGACCCGAAGGGGCGGCACTACACGATGGTGCTGACCGAGGGCGGCGAGTACCACACCCATCGCGGCGCGCTGGCGCACGACCAGCTGATCGGGCAGCCGGAGGGGTCCATCGTGGTCTCCGCCGGTGGGACCTCGTACCTGGCGCTGCGGCCGCTGCTGCCGGACTACGTGCTGTCCATGCCGCGTGGCGCGCAGGTGATCTACCCGAAGGACGCCGCGCAGATCGTGATGTGGGGCGACATCTTCCCGGGCGCGCGCGTGCTCGAGGCCGGTGCCGGTTCCGGGGCGCTGACCTGCTCGCTGCTGCGGGCGGTCGGGTCCGAGGGCAGTGTGACCTCGTTCGAGGTGCGCGACGACCACGCCGAGCACGCGGTGAAGAACGTCGAGCGGTTCTTCGGGGAGCGGCCGGCGAACTGGCACCTGACGGTCGGGGACGTGGCGCAGCACACCGGTGAGGTGGACCGGGTGGTGCTGGACATGCTGGCGCCGTGGGACGTGCTGCCCGCGGTGCGGCGGAACCTGGTGCCCGGTGGGGTGCTGACCGTGTACGTGGCGACGGTGACGCAGCTGTCGCGGGTCACCGAGGCGCTGCGGGAGGAGCAGTGCTGGACCGAGCCGGAGTCGTGGGAAACCCTGATGCGACCGTGGCACGTGGTGGGGCTGGCGGTGCGGCCGGACCATCGGATGGTGGCGCACACCGCGTTCCTGCTCACCACGCGCCGCCTGGCCGACGGTGTCACCCCGCTGAAGCTGAAGCGCCGCCCCAGCAAGGGCTGA
- a CDS encoding site-2 protease family protein, translated as MLLFRVDGVPVLLAPSWWVGSLLVVVLYAPLVERLLPGAGPVTSWTLAAAFAVLLGLSVLAHELGHCVVALRLGIPVRRLRLFLLGGLSEVARTPRKPGQEGLVAAAGPVVSVLLAGICALLLLAVPEGGAAWLLVAQCAVANLAVAVFNLLPGLPLDGGRMLRAGVWAVTGTRSTGTKAAVFGGGAVAVGLLVWAIWGLASDSDDKWLRLGVCVVTAWFVAMGASAELAAETRRGWPDGLELADLVRPVLQLPAESPVSDALAASAGRGVVLVRADGVAAGLLDATAAERLAAQSPQSPAELAAEPIRAESVLLLSEPGDDIAERVRETAAWQFLVVDDEGRPAGVLRREDLRAAMSGRRPA; from the coding sequence CTGCTGCTGTTCCGCGTCGACGGGGTGCCGGTGCTGCTGGCGCCGTCGTGGTGGGTCGGCTCGCTGCTGGTGGTGGTGCTGTACGCGCCGCTGGTGGAGCGGCTGCTGCCCGGCGCGGGCCCGGTCACCTCGTGGACGCTGGCGGCGGCCTTCGCGGTGCTGCTCGGGCTGTCCGTGCTCGCCCACGAACTGGGGCACTGCGTGGTCGCGCTGCGGCTGGGCATCCCGGTCCGGCGGCTGCGGTTGTTCCTGCTCGGCGGACTGTCCGAAGTGGCCAGAACCCCGCGCAAGCCGGGGCAGGAGGGCCTGGTCGCCGCGGCGGGCCCGGTGGTTTCGGTGCTGCTGGCCGGGATCTGCGCGCTGCTGCTGCTCGCCGTGCCCGAAGGCGGCGCGGCCTGGCTGCTGGTGGCGCAGTGCGCGGTGGCCAATCTCGCGGTCGCGGTGTTCAACCTGCTGCCCGGCCTGCCGCTGGACGGCGGGCGCATGCTCCGCGCCGGGGTGTGGGCGGTCACCGGCACGCGGTCCACCGGCACCAAGGCCGCGGTGTTCGGCGGCGGCGCGGTCGCGGTGGGCCTGCTGGTGTGGGCGATCTGGGGGCTGGCCAGCGACAGCGACGACAAGTGGCTGCGGCTGGGCGTGTGCGTGGTGACCGCGTGGTTCGTCGCGATGGGCGCCAGCGCGGAACTGGCCGCCGAGACCCGCCGCGGCTGGCCGGACGGGCTGGAGCTGGCCGACCTGGTGCGCCCGGTGCTGCAACTGCCCGCGGAGAGCCCGGTGTCCGACGCGCTGGCCGCCTCGGCCGGGCGCGGGGTGGTGCTGGTGCGTGCCGACGGCGTGGCCGCCGGGCTGCTCGACGCGACGGCCGCCGAACGGCTGGCCGCGCAGTCCCCGCAGTCACCCGCGGAACTGGCCGCCGAGCCGATCCGGGCCGAGTCGGTGCTGCTGCTGTCCGAACCGGGGGACGACATCGCCGAGCGCGTGCGCGAGACAGCGGCGTGGCAGTTCCTGGTGGTCGACGACGAGGGCAGGCCAGCGGGTGTGCTGCGGCGCGAGGACCTGCGCGCGGCGATGAGCGGGCGGCGTCCCGCCTGA
- a CDS encoding RecB family exonuclease, translating into MSAPLPTANTEAAPAEPEVRRRPALSPSRASDFKQCPLLYRFRAVDKLPETPTKAQLRGTLVHSVLEKLFALPQAERQRDRAQELLVPAWSELSEQLLPEWMELFGGDNAENADKTEVDAWLRSAGKLVDAYFQLEDPARLEPEACELHVETELGSGVLLRGYIDRLDVAPTGEIRVVDYKTGAAPREIGEAKAMFQMKFYAVVLWRLRGVVPRQLKLMYLTDGQALTYAPDEAELRRFERTLEAIWQAILKAGKTGDFRPNPSKLCAWCDHQAHCPEFGGTPPAYPGWPEPDAGEETALDRAD; encoded by the coding sequence ATGTCAGCGCCCCTGCCGACCGCGAACACCGAAGCCGCGCCCGCCGAGCCCGAGGTACGCCGCCGTCCCGCGCTGTCGCCGTCGAGAGCCAGCGACTTCAAGCAGTGCCCGCTGCTCTACCGCTTCCGCGCGGTGGACAAGCTGCCCGAGACGCCGACGAAGGCGCAGCTGCGGGGCACCCTGGTGCACTCGGTGCTGGAGAAGCTGTTCGCCCTGCCGCAGGCCGAGCGCCAGCGCGACCGGGCGCAGGAACTGCTGGTCCCGGCCTGGAGCGAGCTGTCCGAGCAACTGCTTCCCGAGTGGATGGAGCTGTTCGGCGGGGACAACGCCGAAAACGCCGACAAGACCGAGGTGGACGCCTGGCTGCGCTCGGCTGGCAAGCTGGTCGACGCCTACTTCCAGCTGGAGGACCCGGCCCGCCTCGAACCGGAGGCCTGCGAGCTGCACGTGGAGACCGAACTGGGCTCCGGTGTGCTGCTGCGCGGCTACATCGACCGGCTCGACGTGGCGCCCACCGGCGAGATCCGGGTGGTGGACTACAAGACCGGGGCCGCGCCGCGTGAGATCGGCGAGGCCAAGGCGATGTTCCAGATGAAGTTCTACGCGGTGGTGCTGTGGCGGCTGCGCGGGGTGGTGCCGCGCCAGCTCAAGCTGATGTACCTGACCGACGGGCAGGCGCTGACCTACGCGCCGGACGAGGCCGAGCTGCGCCGGTTCGAGCGCACCCTGGAAGCCATCTGGCAGGCCATTCTCAAGGCGGGCAAGACCGGTGACTTCCGGCCGAACCCGAGCAAGTTGTGCGCCTGGTGCGACCATCAGGCACACTGCCCGGAGTTCGGCGGCACGCCACCGGCCTATCCCGGCTGGCCGGAACCGGATGCCGGCGAGGAAACGGCATTGGATCGGGCGGACTGA
- a CDS encoding thioesterase family protein, translating into MTAFYEPLGDGRFAPTEHTAGPWSPGAQHFGPPSALLVRSLEEVPAARESRLARVTVEILGPAPLTELTVRSRLERPGRSVELLSAELSAGEKVVARASAWRLVTSDSSEVVAGGAEPLPPPERAEPAGWPEHWLGGYLDAMEWRAVRGSMIDPGPATVWVRQRVALVGGEKPSPLQRLFAVADSGNGVSNYLDPRRWWFINSELTVHIQREPAGEWIGLDARTVVGPDGIGTATSRLHDPGGQVATGAQALLVRPR; encoded by the coding sequence ATGACGGCCTTCTACGAACCGCTCGGGGACGGGCGGTTCGCCCCCACCGAGCACACCGCGGGTCCCTGGTCGCCCGGCGCGCAGCACTTCGGGCCGCCGTCGGCGCTGCTGGTGCGCTCGCTCGAAGAGGTGCCCGCCGCCCGCGAGAGCAGGCTGGCCAGGGTGACCGTGGAGATCCTCGGCCCGGCGCCGCTGACCGAGCTGACCGTGCGGTCGCGGCTGGAGCGGCCGGGCCGCTCGGTCGAGCTGCTCTCCGCGGAACTGAGCGCGGGCGAGAAGGTGGTGGCCAGGGCGTCCGCGTGGCGGCTGGTCACCTCGGACAGCTCGGAGGTGGTCGCCGGCGGCGCCGAGCCGCTGCCCCCGCCCGAGCGGGCCGAGCCCGCCGGCTGGCCGGAGCACTGGCTGGGCGGCTATCTCGACGCGATGGAGTGGCGGGCGGTCCGCGGCTCGATGATCGACCCCGGCCCGGCCACGGTCTGGGTGCGCCAGCGTGTCGCGCTGGTCGGCGGGGAGAAGCCGAGCCCGCTGCAGCGGCTGTTCGCGGTGGCCGACTCCGGCAACGGGGTGTCCAACTACCTCGACCCGCGCCGCTGGTGGTTCATCAACAGCGAGCTCACCGTGCACATCCAGCGCGAACCCGCCGGTGAGTGGATCGGGCTGGACGCGCGCACGGTGGTCGGGCCGGACGGCATCGGCACCGCCACCAGCCGGCTGCACGACCCCGGCGGGCAGGTCGCCACCGGGGCGCAGGCGCTGCTGGTGCGCCCTCGCTGA
- a CDS encoding ParA family protein, with the protein MQITSVVNQKGGVGKTALSVGAAAALAEQGRRVLLIDLDPQGHATTEMLGLPEAGPNQPSMAKALTKMWKGPVEDLIVSHPRSNIGRGGAFDVIPTSPGMFDLIRRLDQFRVPGWQLARVIQFANYEHVIIDCPPALDVLTNNALTATHGILVPVQPDRTSIRALRLLNDQLGYVQQSVGRGPITYFGLVPGLYRRPMSTYAVTAMNELQTFGIPMLAHVPLGVVMNEAAIRGVPVTTFAPETAQAVAFHQIARALEERRQSQPVAQLVPAETEFVFEDFITEVAHTRSVNDNGARKKLYDLMPKRPRPPR; encoded by the coding sequence ATGCAGATCACCTCGGTGGTCAACCAGAAAGGCGGGGTCGGCAAGACCGCGCTCAGTGTCGGCGCGGCCGCCGCGCTCGCCGAGCAGGGCCGCCGCGTCCTGCTCATCGACCTCGACCCCCAGGGGCACGCCACCACGGAGATGCTCGGGCTGCCCGAGGCCGGGCCGAACCAGCCGAGCATGGCCAAGGCGCTGACCAAGATGTGGAAGGGCCCGGTCGAGGACCTGATCGTCAGCCACCCGCGCAGCAACATCGGCCGCGGTGGTGCCTTCGACGTCATCCCGACCTCACCGGGCATGTTCGACCTGATCCGGCGGCTGGACCAGTTCCGCGTGCCCGGCTGGCAGCTGGCCAGGGTGATCCAGTTCGCCAACTACGAGCACGTGATCATCGACTGCCCGCCGGCGCTGGACGTGCTGACGAACAACGCGCTCACCGCCACCCACGGCATCCTGGTCCCGGTGCAGCCCGACCGCACCAGCATCCGCGCGCTGCGGCTGCTCAACGACCAGCTCGGCTACGTCCAGCAGAGCGTCGGCCGCGGCCCGATCACCTACTTCGGCCTGGTCCCCGGGCTGTACCGGCGGCCGATGTCGACCTACGCGGTGACCGCGATGAACGAGCTGCAGACCTTCGGCATCCCGATGCTGGCGCACGTGCCGCTCGGTGTGGTGATGAACGAGGCGGCCATCCGGGGCGTGCCGGTGACCACCTTCGCGCCGGAGACCGCGCAGGCGGTGGCCTTCCACCAGATCGCCAGGGCGCTGGAGGAGCGGCGGCAGAGCCAGCCGGTGGCCCAGCTGGTGCCCGCCGAGACGGAGTTCGTCTTCGAGGACTTCATCACCGAGGTGGCGCACACGCGCAGCGTCAACGACAACGGCGCGCGGAAGAAGCTCTACGACCTGATGCCGAAGCGCCCCCGGCCACCCCGCTGA